A window of the Brassica napus cultivar Da-Ae chromosome C5, Da-Ae, whole genome shotgun sequence genome harbors these coding sequences:
- the LOC106415314 gene encoding protein CHROMATIN REMODELING 20-like isoform X3: MEGKEEEMDRSEDIMDVEIEKEQNDEVMEENNNQDEEMQDTDLRSESSVSNSDEEEGLRSGNDDELDLEKPLSEEEVDELISDLLGVESKAAEAQESLEKESLSKVESEVREELAQTLHGDELDKAVEAEMMTFKDEWEATLDELETESANLLEQLDGAGIELPKLYEMIESQAPNGCYTEAWKKRAHWVGTQVTKETGESLAKAESFLLTHRPVRKRHGKLLEEGASGFLEKKFADDAVKECLTGTSELDWSSLNKVFSEKRDEAISFGSKHWASVYLASTPQQAAAMGLEFPGVNEVEEIEEIDESLADPFFADAIENERELALTGEQKKNYIRVKEEDDINIDRELQLRLKRKRRKKRSKQVIRHTAEDRDDDSAYLYGNSIAPDPAEDQVKCPENSIEFQNNEVNKQENGNLSNSDADKMVPVADLNVDTMRDDSQNPASNFRCTACNNVTVEVHSHPLLDVIVCMDCKRLIEDRVAKQLDASLERHCEWCGHVADLINCRSCEKLFCASCIKRNIGDEYLSEAQSSGWDCCCCAPIPLRRLTLELEKAMGDKKSMESSSDSSSDSSSDSSSDDNSVDTDADVTVAVSSKKKLKKKIRRIIDDAELGKDTRSKIAIEKKRQERLRSLQFSARYKTISSMGDVKIPEGAEAEVLGDAHSGYIVNVAREIGEEAVRVPRSISAKLKPHQVTGIRFMWENIIQSINSVKSGDKGLGCILAHTMGLGKTFQVIAFLYTAMRCVDLGLKSALIVTPVNVLHNWRSEFTKWMPSEVKPLRIFMLEDVSRERRLDLLRKWRNKGGVFLMGYAAFRNLSLGRGVKDINAAKEFCSALRDGPDILVCDEAHIIKNTRADTTQALKQVKCQRRIALTGSPLQNNLMEYYCMVDFVREGFLGSSPEFRNRFQNPIENGQHMNSTAEDVKIMNQRSHILYEELKGFVQRMDMNVVKKDLPPKTVFVISVKLSPLQRKLYKRFLKLYGFNDGRADERMRKNFFAAYQVLAQILNHPGIPQLRSEDKRQGRRGSIVDIPDDCSSDENLDCNMVVGEKQRNMSDLQDKVDGYLQKDWWVDLLQKNNYKVSEYSGKMILLLDILSMCAHVGDKALVFSQSIPTLDLIELYLSRVPRHGKHGKCWKKGKDWYRIDGKTESSERQKLVDRFNEPENKRVKCTLISTRAGSLGINLYAANRVIIVDGSWNPTYDLQAIFRAWRYGQKKPVFAYRLMARGTIEEKIYKRQVNKEGLAARVVDRQQVHRTISKEEMLHLFEFDDDDEKSDAVTEISKRKEAATSSRGCDSDKLMENLLQRHSPDWISSFHEHETLLQENEDERLTKEEKDMAWEVYRKALQWEEVQRAPVSEAPVLQKPSPSPQIQPLRHPRGFNRSRFVNRSCTRIAHQLTLVSQGRKVGSSTICGECGCVIRWEDVLPAPKLSEVN; encoded by the exons ATGGAGGGAAAAGAGGAAGAGATGGATAGAAGTGAAGACATAATGGATGTGGAGATTGAAAAGGAGCAGAATGATGAAGTGATGGAAGAAAACAACAATCAAGATGAGGAGATGCAAGATACTGATTTGAGATCTGAGAGTTCTGTTTCTAATTCAGATGAAGAGGAAGGGTTGCGGTCTGGGAATGATGATGAGTTGGACCTTGAG AAACCTCTGAGCGAGGAGGAAGTAGACGAGTTGATTTCAGATCTTTTGGGAGTAGAGAGTAAG GCTGCTGAAGCTCAGGAATCACTCGAAAAGGAGTCTCTTTCTAAGGTAGAGAGTGAAGTTAGGGAGGAATTAGCGCAAACGCTCCACGGTGATGAG CTGGATAAGGCTGTGGAAGCTGAAATGATGACATTTAAAGACGAATGGGAGGCAACTCTTGATGAGCTTGAAACTGAAAGTGCAAACTTGTTG GAGCAACTTGATGGTGCTGGAATTGAACTTCCAAAATTGTACGAAATGATCGAAAGTCAGGCCCCTAATGGTTGCTATACCGAAGCTTGGAAAAAAAGAGCGCACTGGGTTGGGACCCAGGTAACAAAAGAAACTGGGGAATCATTGGCTAAAGCAGAGAGTTTCCTTCTCACCCACCGGCCTGTCCGAaa ACGACATGGAAAACTCTTGGAGGAGGGAGCTAGTGGGTTTCTGGAGAAAAAGTTTGCTGACGATGCAGTTAAAGAGTGTCTAACTGGAACATCTGAGCTTGACTGGTCGTCTCTCAACAAAGTTTTTTCGGAAAAAAGAGATGAGGCTATTTCCTTCGGTAGTAAGCACTGGGCTTCTGTTTACTTGGCAAGCACTCCACAACAAGCTGCAGCCATGGGATTAGAATTTCCAGGAGTCAATGAG gTGGAGGAAATTGAAGAGATAGATGAAAGTTTGGCAGACCCTTTTTTCGCTGATGCAATAGAAAACGAAAGAGAACTTGCCCTCACCggagaacaaaagaaaaactatataagg GTCAAAGAAGAGGATGATATAAATATCGATCGTGAACTTCAACTTCGTTTGAAACGGAAGAGACGCAAGAAAAGATCTAAACAG GTTATCAGGCACACGGCAGAGGATAGGGATGATGATTCGGCGTATTTGTATGGGAATTCGATTGCGCCAGACCCTGCTGAAGATCAAGTAAAATGTCCGGAGAATAGCATTGAGTTTCAAAATAATGAAGTTAACAAACAGGAAAACGGGAATTTGTCTAATTCAGATGCAGATAAGATGGTCCCCGTCGCAGATCTTAATGTAGATACCATGAGAGACGATTCACAGAATCCAGCAAGCAATTTTAGGTGTACTGCCTGTAATAACGTAACTGTGGAAGTGCATAGTCATCCGCTTTTAGATGTAATAGTTTGCATGGATTGCAAACGTTTAATTGAAGATAGAGTTGCTAag CAGCTTGATGCCTCTTTGGAACGTCACTGTGAATGGTGTGGACACGTTGCTGACTTAATAAATTGTAGGTCATGCGAAAAACTTTTCTGTGCATCATGTATAAAGAGGAATATTGGTGACGAATACTTGTCCGAAGCTCAATCCTCTGGTTGGGATTGTTGCTGTTGCGCTCCAATTCCCCTGCGAAGATTGACACTGGAACTGGAGAAAGCCATGGGAGATAAGAAGTCAATGGAGTCTAGCTCTGATTCCAGCTCGGATTCTAGCTCTGATTCCAGCTCTGATGATAATTCTGTTGATACAGATGCTGATGTCACTGTAGCAGTAAg ctcaaagaagaaattgaaaaagaaaatccGGCGGATAATTGATGATGCTGAACTAGGGAAAGATACGAGAAGTAAAATAGCAATTGAGAAG AAACGACAGGAGCGCCTTAGGTCCTTGCAGTTTTCTGCCAGATACAAAACAATTAGCTCTATGGGAGACGTGAAAATTCCAGAAGGTGCGGAAGCTGAGGTTCTTGGTGATGCACACAGTGGTTACATAGTGAATGTGGCTAGGGAGATTGGTGAAGAAGCTGTGAGAGTTCCTCGTAGCATATCTGCCAAACTAAAACCCCATCAG GTTACAGGGATTAGATTTATGTGGGAAAATATTATTCAGTCTATCAACAGTGTGAAGTCTGGTGATAAAGGTCTTGGGTGCATTCTAGCACATACAATGGGCCTGGGGAAAACTTTTCAg GTTATAGCGTTCCTGTACACTGCAATGAGATGTGTTGATTTGGGTCTGAAATCTGCCCTTATTGTGACTCCTGTAAATGTGTTGCACAATTGGCGAAGTGAATTTACGAAGTGGATGCCTTCAGAAGTGAAACCACTTCGCATCTTCATGCTTGAAGACGTTTCAAG ggAGAGAAGATTGGACTTGCTGAGGAAGTGGAGAAATAAGGGCGGAGTCTTCTTGATGGGATATGCCGCTTTTAGAAACCTGTCTCTGGGGAGGGGGGTGAAGGATATAAATGCGGCCAAAGAATTCTGCAGTGCCTTGAGG GATGGACCTGATATACTTGTTTGTGACGAGGCTCACATTATCAAGAACACCAGGGCTGACACAACCCAAGCATTAAAGCAAGTTAAATGCCAGAGAAGAATTGCCTTAACAGGATCACCCCTTCAAAACAATCTCATGGAATATTATTGC ATGGTTGACTTTGTAAGAGAAGGATTCTTGGGAAGTAGCCCTGAGTTTAGAAATCG CTTCCAAAATCCAATAGAAAACGGACAGCATATGAATTCAACTGCAGAGGACGTGAAAATTATGAACCAAAGATCACACATCCTGTATGAGGAATTGAAAGGATTTGTGCAAAGAATGGATATGAATGTCGTGAAAAAGGATCTGCCACCTAAAACAGTCTTCGTAATATCTGTCAAACTATCGCCCTTGCAGCGGAAGTTGTATAAGAGATTTCTTAAGTTATATGGGTTCAATGATGGAAGAGCAGATGAAAGGATGAGAAAAAACTTTTTTGCTGCTTACCAGGTCTTGGCCCAG ATTTTGAATCATCCAGGGATTCCGCAGTTAAGAAGTGAAGATAAGAGACAAGGTCGCCGCGGTAGCATTGTTGATATTCCAGATGACTGTTCGAGTGATGAAAATTTAGACTGCAACATGGTTGTGGGAG AGAAACAGAGGAATATGAGTGATTTGCAAGATAAAGTTGACGGCTACCTCCAGAAG GATTGGTGGGTCGACCtacttcaaaaaaataattataaggtCTCGGAATATAGTGGCAAAATGATTTTGCTGTTGGATATTTTATCCATGTGCGCTCATGTGGGTGATAAGGCGCTCGTGTTTAGCCAGAGTATCCCGACATTGGATCTCATAGAACTTTATCTTTCAAGAGTACCTCGTCACGGTAAACATGGCAAGTGTTGGAAAAAGGGAAAAGACTGGTATAG AATTGATGGAAAAACCGAAAGCTCAGAACGCCAGAAGTTGGTTGATAGGTTCAATGAGCCTGAAAACAAAAGGGTGAAATGCACTCTTATCTCAACCAGAGCGGGGTCTCTTGGGATTAATCTTTATGCTGCTAACCGTGTGATCATCGTTGATGGTTCATGGAATCCAACTTATGATCTTCAAGCTATCTTTCGAGCTTGGAG GTATGGGCAAAAGAAGCCAGTGTTTGCGTACAGGTTGATGGCACGTGGGACTAtcgaagaaaaaatatataaacggCAG GTGAACAAGGAGGGGCTCGCTGCGAGAGTGGTGGATAGACAACAAGTGCACAGGACTATCTCCAAAGAAGAGATGTTACATCTTTTTGAATTTGACGATGACGATGAGAAATCCGACGCCGTCACTGAGATAAGCAAGCGAAAGGAAGCGGCCACTTCATCTCGCGGTTGCGACTCTGACAAATTGATGGAGAACTTACTACAGAGACATAGCCCCGA CTGGATCTCTAGTTTCCATGAGCACGAGACATTGCTACAAGAAAATGAAGATGAAAGACTGACAAAGGAAGAAAAAGATATGGCCTGGGAAGTTTATAGGAAAGCACTTCAGTGGGAAGAAGTTCAACGAGCCCCAGTCAGTGAAGCACCTGTGCTACAAAAACCTTCCCCATCACCACAAATACAGCCCTTACGCCACCCGAGGGGGTTCAACAGAAGTCGCTTTGTGAACCGAAGCTGCACTAGGATCGCGCATCAGCTTACACTCGTAAGCCAAGGAAGAAAAGTGGGTAGCAGCACAATCTGTGGGGAGTGTGGGTGCGTTATAAGGTGGGAAGATGTTTTACCCGCACCCAAACTTTCAGAGGTAAACTAA